Proteins from a single region of Candidatus Bathyarchaeota archaeon:
- the ilvE gene encoding branched-chain-amino-acid transaminase produces MEKGLLIYIDGKFYPKSEAKVSVYDHGLLYGDGVFEGIRAYDGVVFKLKEHIDRLYSSAHTIMLQIPLIKNEMIQIVLKTLKKNNLKDAYIRLVVTRGVGDLGLDPRKCSKPTIIVIAQPMKPLHGVAAKEKGVTTLIAWVKRDPVDATSHEIKSLNYLNSILAKLEANVGGVDEAICLDKMGFVCEGVAENIFIVKGNKVSTPPVSTGALPGITRNRIMGLAEKMGYTVVERNITPTELFNADEVFFTGTAAEIVPVREVNKRTIGDGKPGPITKRLMQGFNRIVKDPKEGIKTI; encoded by the coding sequence GTGGAGAAAGGGCTCTTAATATACATAGACGGCAAGTTTTATCCTAAATCAGAGGCAAAAGTTTCTGTTTACGATCACGGTCTGCTATATGGAGACGGCGTTTTCGAAGGAATACGCGCCTACGACGGCGTGGTATTCAAACTGAAAGAACATATAGACAGACTGTACAGTTCAGCGCACACAATCATGTTACAAATACCGTTGATAAAGAACGAAATGATACAAATCGTTCTGAAGACGCTTAAGAAGAACAACCTCAAAGACGCTTACATTCGTCTAGTAGTCACAAGAGGAGTCGGCGATCTTGGACTCGACCCGAGAAAATGCTCAAAACCAACAATAATAGTAATCGCTCAACCAATGAAGCCATTACATGGAGTAGCGGCAAAAGAAAAAGGCGTAACAACGCTGATTGCATGGGTGAAAAGAGACCCGGTTGACGCAACTTCGCATGAAATAAAGTCGTTAAACTATCTGAACAGCATACTAGCCAAACTTGAAGCCAATGTCGGCGGCGTAGACGAAGCCATATGCCTAGACAAAATGGGTTTTGTTTGCGAAGGAGTAGCTGAGAACATATTCATCGTTAAAGGAAACAAAGTATCTACCCCACCAGTTTCCACCGGAGCCTTGCCTGGAATAACAAGAAACAGGATCATGGGGTTAGCAGAAAAGATGGGATACACAGTCGTAGAGAGAAACATTACCCCAACCGAATTATTCAACGCTGATGAGGTCTTTTTCACGGGGACCGCGGCAGAAATTGTCCCCGTAAGGGAAGTGAACAAACGAACGATAGGTGATGGCAAGCCGGGTCCTATCACAAAACGGCTGATGCAAGGGTTCAATAGAATTGTAAAGGATCCGAAAGAAGGAATAAAAACAATCTGA